Proteins encoded in a region of the Poecilia reticulata strain Guanapo linkage group LG14, Guppy_female_1.0+MT, whole genome shotgun sequence genome:
- the st6gal1 gene encoding beta-galactoside alpha-2,6-sialyltransferase 1 has product MGYKIPGAAIDRVSLLWRLRRRARRGAICMTFFCISMALLYALCAENSVPVTDAIFGVRARTRAQPRTHSVIKVLRGGAKSIYADPQKHPGIIAGDPHRPIPVLSSPNRTNEDWESPPKRATKAKESSGFFSHLLPGPFTRALETLFVGRRKGELSGKSGDSEFFGSKGILGDVWNDEMSSSMLGNRLKKVVQNYQAMNKYGVKVSGPGGTSNRPKLSGRELLCQLKERVEVTTLTSDHQPFSALTRAPLLLPPQQLTSDLGPYKSCAVVSSAGSLRNSGLGKEIDTHDAVLRFNAAPTSGFEKDVGSKTTVRLINSQVMASDDHRFLSSSLYSSGVLVAWDPAPFSSNLSQWYNHTDYPIFNQYQRYRRLHPQQPFYILHPRCEWQLWQRIQDNMAEPIQKNPPSSGLLGTILMMSLCEVVHVYEFLPSRRKTPLCHYYQRFYDAACTFGAYHPLLYEKNLVKRMNQGSDQDIYNHGRVTLPGFSAMNCTVEVVQEH; this is encoded by the exons ATTCCCGGAGCAGCGATAGACAGGGTCAGCCTGCTGTGGCGTCTGAGGCGTCGCGCTCGCCGTGGAGCCATCTGCATGACCTTCTTCTGCATCTCCATGGCTCTTCTTTATGCCCTGTGTGCTGAAAACAGTGTGCCTGTTACAGACGCCATCTTTGGTGTGAGGGCACGTACCAGGGCTCAGCCTCGTACTCACTCAGTCATCAAG GTGCTGCGAGGGGGAGCAAAATCAATCTACGCAGACCCTCAGAAGCACCCGGGTATAATTGCAGGTGACCCTCACCGCCCAATTCCCGTCTTGTCTTCACCCAACCGCACCAACGAGGACTGGGAGTCTCCACCAAAACgagcaacaaaagcaaaagagtCCTCAGGCTTTTTTTCTCACCTGCTGCCAGGCCCTTTCACACGGGCACTGGAGACTCTATTTGTAGGCCGTCGTAAAGGAGAGCTAAGCGGCAAATCGGGCGACTCTGAGTTCTTCGGGTCTAAAGGGATTTTAGGAGATGTGTGGAATGACGAGATGTCCAGCAGCATGCTGGGAAACAGGCTGAAGAAGGTGGTGCAGAACTATCAG GCGATGAATAAATACGGCGTAAAGGTGTCTGGACCTGGTGGCACCTCCAACCGGCCGAAACTGAGCGGCAGGGAGCTGCTCTGCCAGCTCAAGGAGAGGGTAGAGGTCACCACTTTGACTTCTGATCATCAGCCTTTCTCTGCGTTGACCCGGGCTCCCCTGCTGCTACCACCACAacagctgacctctgacctcggGCCATACAAAAGCTGTGCAGTGGTGTCGTCTGCAGGGTCACTCCGCAATTCTGGACTAGGCAAGGAAATTG ACACTCATGACGCGGTGCTACGGTTCAACGCCGCTCCAACCAGTGGCTTTGAGAAAGATGTTGGCTCCAAAACAACCGTTCGTCTCATTAACTCACAG GTGATGGCATCTGATGACCATCGCTTCCTGTCCAGTTCTCTGTACAGCTCAGGTGTTCTGGTGGCCTGGGACCCCGCCCCCTTTTCCTCCAACCTCAgtcag TGGTACAACCACACAGACTATCCCATCTTCAATCAGTATCAGAGATATAGGAGGCTTCATCCGCAGCAGCCCTTCTACATCCTGCATCCTCGCTGCGAGTGGCAGCTGTGGCAGCGGATTCAGGACAACATGGCTGAACCCATACAGAAGAACCCGCCCTCCTCTGGCCTGCTCG GCACCATCCTGATGATGTCACTGTGTGAGGTGGTGCATGTCTATGAGTTTCTGCCGTCTCGCCGAAAGACGCCACTCTGCCACTACTATCAGCGTTTCTATGACGCCGCCTGCACATTCGGGGCTTACCACCCGCTGCTGTACGAGAAGAACCTGGTCAAGCGCATGAACCAGGGCTCTGATCAGGACATCTACAACCATGGGCGCGTCACGCTGCCTGGGTTCAGTGCCATGAACTGCACAGTGGAAGTGGTGCAGGAGCACTGA